TCGTGTAAGTTCTCATACAGTTATAACTATTAATTGTCATTTATTAATTATCTCGAATCTGTCCATCTCCTTCTATCAACCACTTGTAAGTGGTAATCTCGCGCAAGCCCATCGGCCCGCGGGCATGGAGCTTCTGCGTACTGATGCCAATCTCAGCCCCTAACCCGAACTGGGCGCCATCGGTGAACGATGTGGGTGCATTGACGTACACACATGCCGCATCTACCATGCGCTGGAAATAAGCAGCGGTATCTTTATCCTCCGTCACAATGCATTCGCTATGCTTCGAACTATAGGCATCGATGTGGGCAAGTGCTTCCTCTATACCCGACACGGTACGGACAGCCATTTTATAATCCATATATTCCGTGCCATAGCTTTCCGGCGAGGCAGGACAAAGCAATGCGGCGGGATAATGCCCTTCGAGTGCCTGACAGGCAGGTCCGTCCGCATACAAAATCACCTGCGATGCCTGCAGGGGCGCACATAATTCAGGCAAGTCCGCCAGACGTTCCCGGTGCACCAGCAAGCAATCCAAGGCATTGCATACGCTTACCCGGCGTGTCTTGGCATTATTCACGATAGCAGCACCTTTTTTCAAGTCACCCGATACATCAAAATACGTATGACACACACCTGCCCCTGTCTCGATAACCGGCACGGTGGCTTCACGGCGCACATAGTCTATCAAGCC
The Phocaeicola salanitronis DSM 18170 genome window above contains:
- a CDS encoding glutamate-5-semialdehyde dehydrogenase; this encodes MSITDILLQVRQASRSLPLLEEERINEVLRAVSETILERTDVLLEANAEDLRRMNPSDPKYDRLKLTPERLRGIASDMMNVASLPSPLGRILEETVRPNGLRLKKVSVPFGVIGIIYEARPNVSFDVFSLCFKSGSACVLKGGHDADCSNRAIVSLIHEVLQRFNLDAHLVELLPAEREATAELLHAEGLVDLIIPRGSKGLIDYVRREATVPVIETGAGVCHTYFDVSGDLKKGAAIVNNAKTRRVSVCNALDCLLVHRERLADLPELCAPLQASQVILYADGPACQALEGHYPAALLCPASPESYGTEYMDYKMAVRTVSGIEEALAHIDAYSSKHSECIVTEDKDTAAYFQRMVDAACVYVNAPTSFTDGAQFGLGAEIGISTQKLHARGPMGLREITTYKWLIEGDGQIRDN